Below is a window of Corvus cornix cornix isolate S_Up_H32 chromosome 2, ASM73873v5, whole genome shotgun sequence DNA.
tctaatgaaaacaaaaaaatagtttgCAGTGTTGTCAGTTATTTTCAGATCAGCCCGTAGGTAGGTACCGGTTACTAAAAACCGCGTCTGAATATGCACGTTAATCCATCTAAGGGAACAAATGAGAATCCGAGGTTTAGAGACTGTTGTCCGATATTAACCACTTCACATTAGAATGTGGGTTTGCCCAGGCATCAGTGATTAAAAGCTCTTTGAAACAGGAGAGCTAACAAATAAAGCCCAAGAAAGGTAAATCCTCACTTCCACCTCTGCCTCCTTCCAAGgtgctgaattaaaaaaaaaaaatagtattaataataacattaataacagcagcaaagcagaggtgCTGATGGAACTGTCGCGGAGGGGCCGCAGgctccccggccccgcggcgggcggcgggccGCGCGGGCGCGGAGGGGCGCGCAGGGCCATCCGCACGGCCGCGGGAGCAGCGCCCGCTGCCGCCGGCGGGTCAGGACCATGGACAGGGACCGGGTGAGGACGGAGCCGGCTGGTGTCACCCCGGGAAAAGGGGGTGAGCGGGGCTGTCGGCCCTCACGGAACGCCGGGGGCCCGAGCTGCTCAGTCTTTCTTGTTATCCCTTTCATGTGGCTGCTCAAGATTCTAAGCAAAAGACTTgagaaattacatttataatTCTCCTGCAGGAGAACAAACTCTGTTAAAATGCCATGCCAGTGATTTCTCTTCTTACTGCTCTCAAAAGAAGTAAAAGGATCTCTCCATTCTGCATACgattgcttttttcccttcaactCCGAGCCAAAAATAAATCTACTGCTCGGATCAGCTGAATGACAGTGGTgtaaattaaattgattttatcAGTGACCAAGTTCCACaattggaaaaattaaatgccaCCTTGACAGACAAGGATAATATGGAACAGATCTATAAAACAGCTCCtttgaacaacaacaacatcaACCCAACAGGAGCCTAGATACTGGCGATCCCTTCTTCTTCATCCCGCTCCGTTATGTCACATCATCTAGTTTGCCTTTCTGCAGTACTGAAATGATTGAAACCATTGTTTGATGCAAAGGGACTAGTGATGATGAGTCATGGACTTTATGCCACAGCAAAAGCAACAGACGTGGTTCTCaggcaaatttctttttttattttgatcgCGCTTCTAATTGGATTCCCCTTTCAGATGCACTTTGCGGCAATTCCAACCCACCCTACAGCTCCATCAAACTCGGGGCTGAGCTACGGGAACGACAAGCCGCTCTGCCTCCACCTAagaactgcagaaatgaaaCCTCCAAGTCCTTTAGCCAGGAAAACCCTACTTCAGCGCCTGCCGCCGGCCCCGCAGGGCGAGAGGAGGCCTTGAGCCACCTCAGCGCTCCCTGCGTGCCTGacctcggcccggcccggcccggctgggctctgctgggctcgCTGCCCGCCCGCTGGGGCCTGCCTGCCGCAGAGACACCGCGCAGCTCCGGGACGGGCAGCGGGCTGTCCCCGCACGGCCAGCGAGCCGCTCCGGCCCGcgcccgccgctgccccgcCGGGACGGGCACAGCGAGAACAAAGCCGCGGGGCCTGGCCCGGTTCCGCCGTGCTCCCGGCCCGGGGCCGGCTCCGGGCTGCTACGGGAGGGAGGCtggggcggcgcggggccggggggcgcgGCGGTGCCGCAGTGAGAGGGGGTCGGATGCCGTGCGGGGAGGGTGGCCTCTGGGTGAGCCGGGGATCAGGCTCCTCTTCCTCGCTATGACTGTACAGATTCATGTGACATTGAGGttggggaggtgggggagggcgggaggtggggggagaggacccggagggaagggggagggtTGAACTTTCTGCCGGGCTCGGCTTTTCACACCTTTCTCTCCCGATGATGCGTGAGGACGTTTTGGGAGAGAGCGGCTCGGCGGGGTCCCCTCCGACCAGGTGCCCCTCGACCTTGAAGGGACCCGGCCGGGCGGCGCGGGTCTGGGATTGTGCCGGGTTTCAAGGACACGGGAGATGATCAGGACTTTGGGAGCCAACATCTGCCTGGCTGGTGACGTCAGCAACCCCGTGTAATCCTCTTGTACTGAAGGCAGATGCCTTATTTGTTTGGCTGGAGAGGCATTAATCCCTAATTCTGGAGCAGCAAGCGAGGGGGAGAGACCGGACCGCTTCCTATCCCCCGAAAGCAGCTAGAGGGGCTGTTCTCTCCTGCGCCCTGCGGCTCCGACTGGGTGGAGGAGCCGCCAGCCGTCGGCAGGTTTGACCATTTCCTTTTTGATTATGATTCTCTTTTTTGGTATTTGGGATGGGTTcctatttcttatttttatttggatgCTTGGATTTCTCCCTATGATTCTTTGCTCTAGTACGGTCTTCAAGACGAAAAACGGGGGGGGGAGGACTGTTGTTCCCCACCCCCCTTACAGTCCcgtaattttattattttcttttcttcttttttccttttttttttttttttttttccccaaaaagtTGTCCCCTGTTCTTGCCCTCCGGGGATTTTTGCAGCGGTGGGCAGGGAGGTTGCTCTCTGCCCCGTGGCTGGCCCGTTCCCACTGCGCTGCAGGGACCCAGATGCCCGCTCGCCCCAGCGCTGCGGTGATGGGCGTTCCGCCCCGTCCTTCCTCGGCCGCGGACCAAGCAGCCCCACAGGCTCGGGTCTGGCCGGCCCCAGCTCCGCGTCAGTCCGTGTGGCCCCCCTTCCCTTCgcttcctccccttcccctttccctccccgcccttctcctgctctgactcccccctctctcccttttgTCATTGGCAACCGCGCGGCGTGCGGGCTCCCGGCgcccttccctcccagcctgcctttcctttcctccccgCCTGCATTTCTAACGCTCTTGCTTTGTCTGTTTTCCAGGCGGCCGCACACAGGAGCTGCGGTGCCAAGGGGGGCCGGAGCCGCCTTCCCAGTTTGCCCCCGGATGCCCCGGCAAGCTACGGGAAAAGTCTCTGAGAAGCCCAGCTCGCTGCAGGATCCGGCCGCCACCGCGTGCAGCCGCAGCATATCCCGCTTCgcctcctctctctctcccgGGCCTGGCGCCGAGGAAGCAGTCGAGGTCAGCTGCCCGGTTCCTGGGGTCCGGCCGTGGTCGAGCCCGCAGGGTGATGCAAGGTGCCCGGCCGCTCCGCTCCTCCCCGGCGCGCCGTCCGCACCGAAAAGGAATGGTCCCGAACCTGAGCGGTGAAAGATGGCAAAAAGcgtaataataataataataaaagcttaggctaattttattttttttattgtaatgaCTTCACCCTCATTTTCTCACTCGCCAGTTCAGTGTAGGCAGGCCAGATGGGCTGCCCAGACCCTCCCGGGAAAGGGGCAGGTGCGAGtgagtaaaattttttttttttttttttttgctttacaaaGAAAGATGACACGTCCTGCCCTTCCATTTTTCATCGCCGAAAGatcccctcttcccctccccccgCCCTTCCCCCGGCCGAGGGGagctgggatgctctgggggTGCGGGCTCCCCCCGCCCGTGCTCCAGGGGAGCCGCAGAACCAGGCGGACCGAGACAGCCGGGAAGACACGGTCATTCCTCTCAGCCAGGGATGCCAACTGACAGACGTCGAGTCGGGGAGAGTCAACTCCTGTGTTTAAATTCATGCGAAGACGCTGGTGAAATTAAAGCAGTCGTCTGGAAGTGTGCAATAGGCACACGCTTATTttctatctcttttttttttttttttaatcgaTTAAATACGTATTTAACAGCTTCCTGAGCATTGCAAACAACAGATTGGCTAGTAAGAAAACTGGAGCATGAGTTATACGCAGCCCGGGCCAGTTTGGGACTAGGGCGGAGGGAAATTACCGGGTTTTTTTTCGGGGatcagctgctgttctgcttccagagagagagagagagagagcgcTCTAAGGCTCTGACTCTCCGTGTTCACAGCGGACCTTGATTTAATGTCATACAATTAAGGCACGCGGTGAATGCCAAGAGCGGATCCTCAAAGCAGCATGAAAGATCTCGCTAGAACATACCATAACAATAACGTTAATAGTAAAAATTGCAATTagctaaagaaattaaaaaaaaaaaaaaaagaaagaaagaaagaaaaggagacacAAAGCAATAAAGAGCTCGACAACCTGTACTCACCTACGGAAACCGAGACTAACTAGGACTGGTGGACTGATTGGCTCAGCCCGGTGGAAAGGAGACGCCGCTGCCACGGGACGGGCGCCCGCGGGGGCAGTTGTCAGCAGCAGGTAACGGGGCCGTGGGGGGCTACTGGAACGGTGCGGTAGCCGTGGTGGTTTTTCAAGGTAGTGGTGACTCGACCTCTCGCTTTCTTGGGCTGAACCATGTAAAGTCGATTAAtgggaaataaatacattttctaataTTATCATCGCGAGGATTGTTCTTTGCGCATCGCCCAGCCGGTAGCTAGGAGTGCCCGCTCGGTAATGGCTCCTCCTCTTGCGGGGCTCCTCTGGAAGCCGAGGAACGCGGCCCCCGGGGCAGCGGCGCAGTGCGCGGGGGGCAGCGGAGCAGCGTCTGTGCCGCGGGCCGGCAGAGCCATGTGCAGAGGTGGTGCACGGGGCGGGGGGTGCCGGAGGTGCCGCGgaggcactgcagcagagccatgTGCGGAGAGGCAGCTTGGATGCGCGAAAAAGAGGAGTGTGCGGAGGTTGCGAGGGAGAGGCGGGGAGAGGGAGCAGCGTATGGGCACGGTGTGGGGAGAGCGGCGCAGAGCGGTGCCGACGGGCAGCGGAGCGGCGGGCAGGCGGAGGAGCGGCATGCGGGCTCTGTGCGCGGGGCTGGGCGGCGGGGCGAGGCGCAAGGCGGCGGCTGGCGAGCGCggagcgggggcggcggcggggtAGGGTGTGCGGGGCAGCTTACGCGCGGGGGAGGGTGGCGGGGCGGCGGTGGCAGGGCGACGTGCGCCGGGGCAGGTGCGTGCGCGGCCGGCACTCTGGAGACGCGGCTCCGGTGGAGGCGGTGGTCGTGGCAGGGCCACGCCGGCGGGTGCGGGGAGGGTgcgggggtggggaggggagaggccGGGGTCCCCTCGCTGCCGGCGGCGGAAGTCTTTGTTCCGCGGGGCCTCGCCGGCGGTGGAACAAAGGAGCGACAGTGCTGCTGCGGGCGCTGTCCCTGGTGCTGGCGGTGGCACCGCGCTCCCTCCGCGGGCCGCCAGACTGCTTGTCCCCGGTCGGGCAGACGCGCCCCGGTGACACCGGGTGGCCCTCGGGAAGGGACCGTCCGCGGCTGAAGAAAACCCTGCATCCCGACGGGAGTGAGCGGCGAGCAAGGCAAGGGTGCGGGGACAAGCAAGAGAGCGGATTGGCCTGAGGCTCCGCCGATGCGCAGTGCACAGTCGCTGCCCCGGCGGAGTTCCCTGCAGGTTCCCCCCACGCATCCTTCCCGTCGAGTCCCTCCTACCCCCACTCTGAAACAGCCGGGTTGGAAGCAAGTCCTGCGGGGGCTCTGTCCCGCTCCCATCCTGACTCCGTCCACAGCCATCTGCCGCGGCCTAATTCCGCTCTCCATCCGTCAAACAGCGGCCAcagccagccagggcagggcatGCTCTCAAACACTAAATAAGGCAAAACAACTAAGTAACAGCAGTAGCCACAAGAACTATAACGATAACAACACTGTCTGCCTGAAGGCCATAGAGCTTTGTCCTCTTTCTTATTGCGCTCAGCAGACAGCCTGAcagcagtgggtttttttaccaaaaACTGGATTGCAGATTGGACTGATCACCCTTCTCCGCAAAGGGATAAAAGGGGAGAATTCCTGTCCTTTCCCCAGCCTGTCACCTCTTCATCCCCGTGTAATCATCCTTGCACTGTCCAGCCGACAGATGAAGCACATGGGTTACTCCTTTCCCTTCAGCTCAGTGAGCAGGGGTTGAATTTTttgcctgctcctgctgtgacACATAGCTgctctcatttcttcttttgagaTACCTGTTCTTATATACACATCTACCTATACACGTATATgcacattttgtgttttctatGTAGCATCAGATTGTCACAATTTCTATTCATTACTGCTTCTTGCTTATATGTCCTTTGCCAGCGCTTCACAGGATCTCAGGGGACTCaagcagagaacagagaaaaagtCCATCTTCGCCTGCTCGTGTGCGAGCCAGGATGATGCACAGCAGAGATTGACCCTCACACAGGTAGAGAGCAgggaagtattttaaatgccttgtgtcctgagcagcctgaagcACTCAGTTAAACTGTTTGCAGGATTACAAACATGAGCTGACCACCCCTGCGCTGAGACATTATCTTCACcacattttacttttatttgttttctcgGAAATCAGTGCTACAGATTTGTTATAAACATTCTATAGTTCTGTAGGAAAGGAAACATAAATATGTATGTGAACTTTTCACCACCAATCATGCAATGTAGTTTTTAAGATATTTCTTAATGcctgaaaagaaatggaactTTCTTTGGAATAGATGGAGCTTTCTTTTGGAAAGCTTCCAGAGACAGGGAGCCTTGCTGCCTTCTAAACTACAATAGCAGTAATAGTGGTGGTGATGAAGATGATGGAGCACGTAAAAAATGGATGCAATGAAGATCTGAAGACCCAGGTGAAGAACTGTGCCATCTAGAGACGTGCGTTTCCCGTTCCGATGTCATACTGCTGTCGTAGGCGCATTGAGGTTCTGGTGGCGGCATTTGAAAGTAACCAGCATTTAATATTCACcgttttccttcctgctctgaaaaCGGAATGGAAACCCGGCTCCCAGCAATTTTTCTTGGGGCTACCTTAGTCACGGCTCCCCACAGAGAGGAGTGGTGAGCACTGCCTGACAGCCTCCCCTTGAGGTAGAAGACAGCAATGTCCTGCCTCCCCCAcgccttttaaaaaaaaaaaacctacttttcctttttccctgcttAAGCGACGCCCGGCCGGAGCCCCGGGAGAAGagcctgtccccagggctgccggggctgctccaggcggggccgggcgggcggcagGCGatcctccgcctcctcctcctcctcatcttcctcctcctcctcctgctccgccatcgcccccgcccggccccggcacTGCCGCACCCCCTGGCGGCCGCGCACGGCGCCGCGCAAATCCAGCGCCGCGCAAATCCAGCGCCGCGCAAATCCAGCGCCGCGCAAATCCAGCGCCGCGCAAATCCAGCGCGGAGCAAATCCAGCGCCGCGCAAATCCAGCGCAGAGCAAATCCAGCGCAGAGCAAATCCAGCGCAGAGCAAATCCACAGCAATCCCGGCGCGGCGCGGCACAGCGCTGCCTCTGCGCCTCAGTGGCAGAACCTGGGAAACTTCAGGTATGAACCATTTCGAAGCAATGttctgaatgaaaaataactttaaaacgTCAAACACACGTCATTCTAAATGTTTTGCAATGTAGAGCGTGAGAAGCGATGTTTTCATAGCTTCCCGGTGGGAATCAAGGCTATCTGTCTCATTTAAATTCAGAGCTATAGAGTATCATCTGTGTCATGAAAATATGAAGGGAAATGAGGTACTACCTGCTTACTGCAGCTGTTGAGGCAGTCTGGGGCATCGGTTTCACTCAGGGACAAACTAGAGCAAGAGGCACTGTCAAGCTATTGTCCAGTTTACAGACACAGTCTTTCTCAAAAAGTTAAAAGCCTCTAATTTAGCTTTTGAATTAGGAAGATTAAATaccaacattttattttgtttcacttgtCCTCCTGTACTCAAGGTGGTGGCTAAGAAAAGTGTAGAGCACAGGTAAGTCAGGCAATAAGCAAAGCAAGCCCTCCAGCAGGACAAGCATTGTCCCACTGTCTccaccctgcagagctgtgccagcagcaggatctTTCCCAGTcccagggagaagcagaggagaagtGACCTGTCTGGTGCTTCAAGGCCTGGTGCACGGCAGTGACTGCCACAAGGCGGGAGAGTCAATGAGCCAGCCAGCAAAGGTATGACGTAAGACTCATTTTCACACTCTGCACAAAACTCCTCgcatttcttttctattacGTAGCTCCTCTGATACTGATCAATTACCACAATAACTCAGGAGTGAGATAATAGAGATAGTAATTTGCAGTCTAATgtgaattaatttttgcttAATCTGGAACAGCTTTAATAGCATGGTGGGCATTAAGAGCACCACATTACTCAATACTAAATATCTGTGTGTCTGAAATAGTCTTAAGAAAATCTTACTAGAGATATCCCACAATcagaaaatggggaagaaaTACCAAATCTTAAATACACTTAtagtataaaatatttcaaattgtAAATTATGGACAATTTAATTAGCATCAAGAAACTATTAAATTAACTCATGTACTGTTCATACTAAGGTTGGTCTATAATTTGCCATATTGCAGTAATTCTGTTTATTAAGCAATTAAGTACAGGTTGCATGTTAAGCTATGTGGTCGAAAATACACACTTAATACTTGTACAAAAGTACTTAAATGCAATCTAAGGTTTTTAACTACATCACTAACAGGTTTTGCCTAAGTTTTCTGtacaaggaaatgaaaaataaaatactctgtACACAGGAATTTATTAGTGTGTATTTTAATGGATCTTAATGAATGCAGCTGGTAAAGGAGTTAGTAAGCAAGGCAATAGCATTCTTTTCTTAACAATTTTAacaaagaattacagaattatttgAAGTATCTTTACAGTGCTTGGAACATGGAAATGTCTAACACCTGTAGGTCTTCCTGACTTCAGAGGGTTATAGTTCAACACTATAACATTTTGCACAATCTGTATAAAATAACTGTGCAATCTTTTTTGAACCCAAAAATTATGCTATACATCATTCCTATCTCACAAACTAGACCTATCAGAGTTATTGAAAGTATTTTTGGACCATTTAAAGATTTATGATTTGATTTACTGTTCTACGTCCAGGGTGTGAGACATTCaactgagaaaatgttttttaatgaatgtaCAGGCCCCTGTAAAATCTCTTCACACTGTTGTTTTTCAAAGCTAATTAAGAACTTTTTGCTATTTGTTCTTCTTTAGAAAATTTATGTTCAGTATACTAGTATTTGTGGACAACACGAAAAGAGCAGCTGTGACAGAAAAACTAAAGGTACAACCTATAAATTTTTCACTATGGATACTTCCAGGTAATCTACAGACTGGGTGAAGTCCATTAAAAATCAAGGGCacaatttctttgaaattagaaaaatgggGATATATCTGACTCTATTAAATtgaacaaaagaataaaaaaaaagtggctgTCACTAATTAAAGCAATAATTAGTGAGATTTTGACctattttaaagatttataGCTCCTCATCTCTCCTCTGTAGAGGATTCTAAAGgccaaacagaagaaataatttccttgaaaagagtgccaaaaccccaaaagaaaacagaaaaaatcagtgggtttttcttctttgcagttCTTTTGCTCAATTTCAAACAATTAAAATGTCAGATTCCCCACCTTAGTCAAACCAGTGACACCAGCTAGGGGTTTCAGGCCACaattatttaagaaatacaTAGAAACCTGTCAGGTAAGACAAAGGAAGCGTTAATTTTATCATGGTCAATATAACATCAAATCAACATATGCGCCTGGTCAGATAGATATTCTGCACTTATATTTTGCAAGCCTAATTTTAGTAAGCTTGAGTTTTTAGCAAGGTGTTGTACTCCTAGCTCAAGAGCCAGGCTTAAATGCACACAATGAAGCGCCTGAAGCACATAGGATGCAATACACCTTTGGAAAGGAATCCCATCCTTCCCTACGTGAGGTCTGGATTTAAGATGGTGCTGCAGCACATGCTGCAGTCCCCAGCTGTGCttcagccccacagccccattCTGGATGGAATAAGAGCCCCCGTGTGCTCAGCACCCTGTCAGGACAGGACAGACACTTTGGGACTATAGAACCCCCTTGAACTGAAGGCTCAAACTGCTCACACAGCAACGGGTATGACCAAGGTCAGTGCTCACACTATACACTTACGGCAGTCAATTAAATGCATCCAGGGCCTTCCtaataatatatatacataaaatagaGCATTAATCCtactttaaaagaagaaacacattATAATAGCAGATATGTCCCAGAAACACTTTTCCATGTCTATGAAAAATACAGGACTTCTGGAATATtatgtgagaaaaaaagtatAACGACTTTAACAGAATTTAATGTCAATTGAGAACATGGGAGATCACACTCTGGAATTAATGAAACTGTTTCATGTTGTAAGTTAGGACTACCACTGGCTGGAGGCAGTAGGAGCAATAAGACTTAGAATATTGTTTTGTAATATAATATCTGTTATGCCAGATGTGTGATatgccctggaaaaaaaaaattggaatgttattagaggaaattattttctgctataACCCTAGGTATAGGGAAGCCTACATTGGGATTATGTACAGTACGATCAATTGTGGTCAGACAAAGGGCTGCCAAGACAGCAAAGAGAGTGAGTAATCTCCAGTCATGAGCTAATCACAAGAACTTAGTTTGTCAGCTCAGCAAAATGTAGTCAGAGGGGAGGCATGACAACTCTGGCAAATACCAGAGAAGAAACAACACTAGGATAGGCAAAGCGGTAATTGTATGACTAGGATGTCAGCACTAATGTTATCTTGAAAAAAGATCTCAACCCTAACATAGGCATAAAGGgatataaattaataaatagcCTTCTCATAAGCTGGTggaggacaggaaaaaaattattttaagactgAGTAACTGAATTAATTTACTAGGAAGAATATTCTTATTGTTTTCTCTAACAtgtcaaaatctgaaaaaaaaaaaatagaggagaGCCTAGCTTGGAtcaagaaaaagtatttaattatatttaagaGCCCAAAGTCTAGGAtgattatataaaaaaagaaggttgatttgaaagggaaggagaaaaagagagaaagaaaggatgaGAGCAATAGacaaagagacagagaaaaaaagccagtcAAAAAGACATAGGAAGAAagtgagaaagggaaagaaagagaagtattttcaaatgaaagaaactATTCACAACAAGGTCTTTTAATTCATTcattcaaagtatttttgaatTGGGTAATATAACAGAATGTACAATTTCACTGCTCGGTTTCAATgaatcagcatttttttcttacaaatattatttaaaaatcctaaatGCAGTGCTATACAAATAATTCtctgttcttccttctgttATTATGCAAAACTTGCATAATAAGATAGACTTGAATATGTCAATAATATTGTAAGCttacaggaacagaaaaacCAGGTATGTTACGGCTTCGTTAACGCTGCTGGGAATGAATTCTCTAAATCAAGGGattcaaaagcttttctctttattaatttttctgattttaagcAAAGAGGTAAGGAAAATGCAAAGATAACTTGCTTATAGATTTTGTGGTTTGacaaaagaacatttaatgAGGTTTATGCTGTACTAACTGCAAGCAATCAAAGAGCGGCACGTCCCGATACTTACGATTAAGAGACATCGGAGCTCAGATACAGCGTTTTTGTCTGCATGGTGGTTCATGCACAGGTATacatagattaaaaaatatggATAAATAAATGCACCCGAGATATCAACTACGTTATCATTAATCCATTTTCAAACCTTTAGCAGTCCATTACGTCATGTTACACCATATTATAAATTTCAGCAATATATAAAattcatataattttttaattattattttctctcgCTTTTGGAGACAAAGAAGGCATGAGGGAAAAGCCACCTAAGGATGCAAAAGTTTGAGGAAATCctaaatacaggaaaacaagAGGTTAGAACTGAAAATACGTGATTCTTTTTACCATCTTAAACTGCAAacactgctgcctttccagATACAAAGCATAAGCCTGCAAGATGAAGGCTATTCTGTGGCTCACGTGGATGTGAAAGAGCAAAGATGAAAGACTACCCAAGCTCATCTGTATGGAAACTGTGAAACTGCTTCGAAAATTTGAGGAATATAGAAGCTGAGCATTATTAGGAAGCTTGCAGCTGATGCTGAGTAGAAATGAAGACTGAGATTCCCTACAAAGTTAAGTGAAGAGTAATAATACTCCAATTTCAGAAGTTTATATAGTAATATGGAGAAGCACACAAAGGAGACAAATAATTCAAAGAACAATATAActgtgaaaattacttttttttttaacttacagCGCATTTTCTTCAGTTGCATATGCTCATTGTTTTGTGTTCAGCTTAAGACATTTGTGCAAGCAAGCTTCTTTCCAGCAGACATTAATATTTTGTGGGCAAACACAAAAATCATTAGATTTTCACGCCTCCAGGCACACATGGTTTTCTTCAATTTATTCAAGCACTCACCCTCTCAGAAAGTAAGAACAATTCTGTCCAGCAAGCAAGAACAACCAACAGGTCCCAAGCGATTAAGGGATGCCtttgaagagtatttttttGATGAAAACTTGTCAGCAGAATCTGTGTTAGATTCCTGACTGCAGAGTATTTCTTCCTTGAGCCACATGAAGTAGGATGAAGGGCAGAGAAGACAGTGATTTGGGATAAACCTTGAGCCCTGGGACTGCAACTCCAGCACAAAGCCTGCCCTGAAGGAGGGGATATGGAAGTCTGCTAAGGAACAGGAGGACAAATCCTTCCTTCTGCTTATGTTATGCCCAGATCTGGAATTTAGAAAGACCATCAAAGGGAAGCAGTAGCTAAGTCCAGACAGGAAAAGGCAGTTACAACTCCTGTGAAGCAATTTCACATATCAGAGCTAAATCAGAACAGCCTTCTCAATGAAAGAGAAAGGTGGTTGATCTTTTAAGATGCCCTTGAAAAATCCCTATGAAATAAGCACTAGGAAGTTGGCTTTGAATCAGCTGGAGTTACAAGGCAATACTAAATTATTGTGTTACATATAGACTCCTTAACTAATGCAAATCAACATAATGCACACTAGTATATCGTATGTTCCTCATCCAAAACTCCACATTTCCCTGTCATGTTTCAGGCTTTACATCCTGTAGCAAGTGATTCCTGTGTGAAACTGACTGGAGCTGGAATGCCCAAGAGTTGGCATGCCCTGTCCCTACTGAGAGCTGACATGCTTAGAAAGTGATTCTATTGGGAGAGAAGGATTAGCTGACATCACACTAACAGATCATGTTTTCTGAAGGTTCTGGAGGAAAATAACTTAGGAGATCTGGAGAGGTTCTGGGGACCCAATTTAGCAGAACTGAATTTCCTACTTTTTCAGTTTGCCTAACAGTGAGAGAATATATAGTGAAATAGGTATGTTAACAGGGTCAAAAATTGTCTGAACTCTTCCAAACaaacatcttcagaaaaaaaataaaaccaaaaccctggaatattcacagaaaaaaactggAGAATATGA
It encodes the following:
- the LOC104692848 gene encoding uncharacterized protein LOC104692848 gives rise to the protein MRALCAGLGGGARRKAAAGERGAGAAAGASQDLRGLKQRTEKKSIFACSCASQDDAQQRLTLTQPPLEVEDSNVLPPPRLLKKKNLLFLFPCLSDARPEPREKSLSPGLPGLLQAGPGGRQAILRLLLLLIFLLLLLLRHRPRPAPALPHPLAAAHGAAQIQRRANPAPRKSSAAQIQRRANPARSKSSAAQIQRRANPAQSKSSAEQIHSNPGAARHSAASAPQWQNLGNFRAVPAAGSFPVPGRSRGEVTCLVLQGLVHGSDCHKAGESMSQPAKKIYVQYTSICGQHEKSSCDRKTKDKEGMREKPPKDAKV
- the LOC120409811 gene encoding uncharacterized protein LOC120409811, encoding MPLLRLPAAPLPVGTALRRSPHTVPIRCSLSPPLPRNLRTLLFFAHPSCLSAHGSAAVPPRHLRHPPPRAPPLHMALPARGTDAAPLPPAHCAAAPGAAFLGFQRSPARGGAITERALLATGWAMRKEQSSR